The Bacteroidota bacterium genome includes a region encoding these proteins:
- a CDS encoding pentapeptide repeat-containing protein, producing MEENPAINLDSKCTYPRGCHQTINKDHSDSLCVFHCTREDKGVTEAQYQALLESRISEGDLDFRGYVFPWTVHFGLYPEIANEAKPTNLNFAVFEGNAIFDGIQFRSVLFNATEFHGFASFQRTTFEKEIEFNATRFLGGATFDDAEFRGKRTTFNRATIRGDICSFLRTRFVGTVRFASMQFRLQNRLTFSEATFENDVVFAVVLIAARSTEFSKANFKKRITFSEVNFVLSPPRFSFVQFEADTNFFLVAFRRGAYFANCRFLGQNVDFNSVSVRETVQLLNTRFAGKIAFDKTFVLGSLDIGATYFEKDASFSFRRPVELKLPDHRLPIQFTRTIRFSETIFNATVTKFLVITWDPMSKLRVSFDQCVMSGVRFIGCSMRAVYFRGTPIQDVNFINSAWGLDPRQFMRIPFTRKGLLGAELDLNDDQKKNHAVYGPLADQYRQLKVALDHDHDYENAGHAYYNMCEMKRLEAKFVGKNQIFRRLGGNLTRRKMQGYRMSSIDFFFKELPSWFNGKIQSGAYQFYKLLAGYGEKPHWSIMWLLFFVIAISGLNLRLGIIERLDAKHQRIIGYNFGTSLPDWGDFIRAVAFTGEHMNPVKLFGDKESVFVGTSDVTAILIRFVANTLLYVVLTFSLIGLQRRFKRF from the coding sequence ATGGAAGAAAATCCTGCCATCAATTTGGATTCAAAGTGCACGTACCCACGTGGATGCCATCAGACGATAAACAAAGACCACAGTGACTCACTATGCGTCTTTCACTGCACGCGCGAGGATAAGGGCGTAACGGAAGCGCAGTATCAGGCACTCTTAGAGAGTCGAATCAGCGAAGGTGATCTGGATTTTCGTGGGTATGTCTTCCCTTGGACCGTTCACTTTGGACTCTATCCCGAAATCGCAAATGAGGCAAAGCCTACGAATTTGAATTTCGCCGTTTTCGAAGGTAATGCGATATTCGATGGTATACAATTCCGTAGCGTTCTCTTCAACGCTACGGAATTTCACGGTTTCGCTTCGTTTCAGCGAACCACATTCGAAAAGGAAATAGAATTTAATGCAACGAGGTTTCTTGGCGGAGCCACATTTGATGATGCAGAGTTTCGAGGCAAGCGAACAACGTTCAATAGAGCAACAATTAGAGGCGACATTTGCTCGTTCTTAAGAACACGTTTTGTAGGTACGGTTAGATTTGCAAGTATGCAATTTAGATTGCAGAATCGGCTAACGTTCAGCGAGGCGACTTTTGAGAATGATGTCGTTTTTGCAGTAGTACTGATTGCAGCACGCAGTACTGAATTTTCCAAGGCTAATTTCAAGAAACGTATCACATTTTCAGAAGTAAATTTCGTGCTTAGCCCTCCTAGGTTCAGCTTCGTTCAGTTTGAGGCCGATACGAATTTCTTCTTGGTTGCATTTCGGCGCGGTGCCTACTTTGCGAACTGCCGGTTCCTGGGCCAAAATGTCGATTTCAATTCTGTAAGCGTTAGGGAAACTGTTCAGCTGCTAAATACTCGATTTGCGGGCAAAATCGCGTTTGATAAAACATTTGTGCTTGGTAGCCTCGATATCGGAGCGACGTATTTTGAGAAGGATGCTTCATTTAGTTTTAGGAGACCAGTTGAACTCAAGTTGCCTGACCATCGCCTTCCGATTCAGTTCACTCGAACGATTCGTTTTTCGGAGACTATCTTTAATGCGACGGTAACGAAGTTCTTGGTTATCACTTGGGATCCGATGTCAAAACTTCGTGTCAGCTTCGATCAGTGCGTAATGTCGGGTGTGCGATTTATCGGCTGTTCAATGCGTGCTGTCTATTTCCGTGGGACACCGATTCAGGATGTTAATTTTATCAATTCAGCTTGGGGCTTGGATCCAAGGCAATTCATGAGAATACCATTCACTAGAAAAGGTCTACTCGGAGCTGAACTTGATCTTAACGATGACCAGAAGAAAAATCATGCCGTCTATGGTCCTTTGGCCGATCAGTATCGGCAACTAAAGGTGGCACTCGACCATGATCATGATTATGAGAACGCCGGACACGCGTATTACAACATGTGTGAGATGAAGCGATTGGAAGCAAAATTTGTCGGGAAAAACCAAATCTTCCGGCGGTTAGGCGGGAATTTGACGCGACGCAAGATGCAAGGCTATCGGATGTCATCAATCGATTTCTTCTTTAAAGAACTTCCTTCGTGGTTTAACGGAAAGATTCAATCTGGGGCTTACCAATTTTATAAGTTGTTGGCCGGCTATGGTGAGAAGCCACATTGGAGCATAATGTGGCTATTGTTCTTTGTAATTGCCATTTCCGGGCTCAATCTTAGATTGGGTATTATTGAGAGGCTAGATGCTAAGCATCAACGAATCATTGGGTATAATTTTGGGACATCACTGCCTGATTGGGGCGATTTTATCAGAGCTGTCGCTTTCACAGGAGAGCACATGAATCCAGTTAAACTTTTTGGTGATAAAGAAAGTGTATTTGTCGGGACTTCTGACGTTACCGCCATATTGATTCGT
- the rplS gene encoding 50S ribosomal protein L19: MEQILRAVTSAQLRQDIPQFRAGDTLNVSVRVLEGDKERVQHFEGIVIARRGSGLNETFTIRKVSNGVGVERVFPLHSPRIASIQFVKAGVVRRAKLYHLRALGSKDVRRKTT; this comes from the coding sequence ATGGAACAGATACTTCGCGCCGTAACCAGCGCCCAACTCCGTCAGGATATTCCTCAATTTCGCGCTGGCGACACGCTTAACGTCTCCGTCCGCGTCCTCGAAGGGGACAAGGAGCGGGTCCAGCATTTTGAGGGAATCGTCATTGCCCGCCGCGGTTCTGGCCTGAACGAGACGTTCACCATCCGTAAAGTTTCGAACGGCGTCGGTGTCGAGCGTGTATTCCCGCTCCACTCACCGCGCATCGCCAGCATCCAGTTCGTGAAGGCCGGCGTTGTCCGCCGCGCCAAGCTGTACCACCTCCGTGCCCTCGGCTCGAAGGACGTGCGCCGCAAGACGACATAA
- the recN gene encoding DNA repair protein RecN: MLRSLYIKDYALIEEFRVEFARGLSIITGETGAGKSIVLGAFGLLLGNRASADVIRSGAEKAIVEAEFDMASDSALKRYLESEPIDCESNALIIRREVMRRGTSRAFLNDSPANAQILKALGEQLVDLHGQHEHQSLLRVANHIEMLDDFAELAHERTQYREKRDHLRALAQEIEELRSREARLRQEHDLFDFQLQEILAVSPEPNEDSRIESDLLLLEHAEALSTAASKIHNILYEADSASHETLSRAKEHLTRLVSIDPSLAEPLAELSSALASVDEVIQWSSRYSERVGLDPERLESLRERAVLLQRIKKKFGGTLDAVLQKKAELESKLSFESEFEEIIEEKQRELVGRREELARLAVKLSKARKASAKKLESGIVSELADLGIEHAQFRVAIDFRQATKDSLVTLQLDGNVAEANQHGIDDVEFFISTNAGEEPKPLARVASGGEISRVMLAIKSVLAKNDPVGLLIFDEIDIGVSGRVAQHVGRAMKALAASHQVLAITHLAQIAAFGDTHYVAEKQTANGLTTSRLRQLNETEHVQEVARLISGDALSASAIENARALIVEALTLGQPGSKKTTARKRQTIEA; this comes from the coding sequence TTGTTACGCTCGCTCTACATCAAAGACTACGCGCTGATCGAGGAATTCCGCGTCGAGTTTGCGCGGGGCCTTAGCATCATCACGGGCGAGACTGGCGCGGGCAAGTCGATTGTGCTCGGTGCGTTCGGTCTGCTGCTTGGTAATCGAGCTTCGGCGGATGTGATTCGCTCCGGAGCGGAGAAGGCGATCGTCGAAGCGGAATTCGATATGGCCAGCGATTCTGCACTCAAGAGGTATCTTGAATCAGAGCCCATTGATTGTGAGTCGAACGCGCTCATCATTCGCCGGGAAGTCATGCGTCGCGGCACGAGCCGGGCATTCCTCAACGATTCTCCTGCGAATGCGCAAATACTGAAAGCGCTTGGCGAGCAATTAGTCGATCTCCACGGTCAACACGAGCATCAATCACTGCTCCGTGTTGCGAACCACATCGAGATGCTCGATGATTTTGCCGAGCTCGCACATGAACGCACACAGTACCGCGAGAAGCGCGATCATCTGAGGGCACTCGCGCAAGAGATCGAGGAGCTTCGCTCGCGCGAGGCACGCTTGCGCCAGGAGCATGACTTATTCGACTTCCAGCTTCAGGAGATACTCGCGGTAAGCCCCGAGCCAAACGAGGACTCGCGTATCGAGTCCGACCTTCTGTTGCTCGAACATGCCGAGGCGCTCTCGACTGCCGCGTCGAAAATCCACAACATCCTCTATGAAGCTGACAGCGCATCGCATGAAACACTGAGCCGCGCCAAAGAGCACCTCACACGCCTCGTGTCAATCGATCCATCCCTCGCCGAGCCACTTGCCGAACTCTCTTCGGCCTTGGCGAGCGTCGATGAAGTGATCCAGTGGTCATCGCGATATTCGGAACGTGTCGGGCTCGATCCCGAGCGGCTGGAATCGCTCCGCGAGCGAGCAGTACTCCTGCAACGCATCAAAAAGAAATTCGGCGGCACGTTGGATGCCGTCCTGCAGAAGAAAGCTGAGCTCGAAAGCAAGCTCTCATTCGAGAGTGAGTTCGAGGAGATTATCGAGGAGAAGCAACGGGAGCTTGTGGGCCGGCGGGAAGAACTTGCGCGGCTCGCTGTGAAGCTCTCGAAGGCTCGTAAGGCTTCGGCGAAGAAACTCGAGTCCGGTATTGTAAGCGAGCTGGCCGATCTGGGCATCGAGCATGCACAGTTCAGGGTCGCCATTGATTTCCGACAGGCTACGAAGGATAGTTTGGTCACACTGCAACTGGATGGCAATGTGGCTGAAGCGAATCAGCACGGCATCGATGATGTCGAATTCTTCATTTCAACGAATGCCGGCGAAGAACCGAAACCACTGGCGCGCGTGGCTAGCGGCGGCGAGATTTCACGCGTGATGCTTGCGATCAAATCGGTCCTGGCGAAGAACGATCCGGTCGGCCTGCTGATTTTCGACGAGATTGACATCGGTGTCTCAGGTCGTGTCGCACAGCACGTGGGGCGTGCGATGAAAGCACTTGCGGCGAGCCATCAAGTGCTGGCCATTACCCATCTCGCACAAATTGCAGCGTTTGGTGATACGCATTACGTTGCCGAGAAACAGACAGCAAATGGACTTACGACTTCTCGATTGAGGCAGCTTAATGAGACGGAGCACGTGCAGGAGGTTGCCCGGCTGATTTCCGGCGATGCACTTAGCGCAAGTGCCATCGAGAATGCGCGCGCGTTGATCGTGGAAGCTCTCACTCTCGGACAGCCTGGCTCAAAGAAGACGACTGCCCGTAAGCGGCAGACAATCGAAGCCTGA
- a CDS encoding folylpolyglutamate synthase/dihydrofolate synthase family protein: MSDYSQRLDALFQLEFFGMKLGLENIRALLDLLGHPERMFPSIHIAGTNGKGSVAAMLAAVQQSAGKRTGLYTSPHLVDFRERIRIDGEMISEEEVTNFLARIWPNVEALRATFFEVTTAMAFDHFARHHVDIAIIETGLGGRLDATNVLEKPLATVITSIGYDHMQILGPTLESIASEKAGIFKFGSPAVVNCSPQLESTFKQRARETRTPITFVRSASIRPVKGNAPFIGEHQVENVQTVIATLAILPRTRGQHNFHRGIEDTAKLTGLRARLEEVKTTGLSERGVRLFLDVGHNVDALLRVKDFFTSQGIRPIVAFGIMRDKDVAGALNILHGFASRFVALQAETPRALPSSDLHQAAIEAGLDSIDGGTVPNGVRLAMSLAVRGDTILVSGSHYVCGEFLRAGDLV; the protein is encoded by the coding sequence ATGTCTGATTATTCCCAGCGTCTCGATGCCCTCTTTCAACTCGAGTTCTTCGGCATGAAGCTCGGGTTGGAGAATATTCGCGCACTGCTCGATCTGCTTGGGCATCCCGAGCGCATGTTTCCATCGATTCACATCGCTGGCACAAACGGCAAAGGCAGTGTGGCTGCGATGCTTGCGGCTGTCCAGCAATCGGCTGGCAAGCGGACGGGACTCTATACCTCCCCTCACCTTGTCGATTTTCGCGAGCGCATCCGGATCGATGGTGAAATGATCTCCGAAGAGGAAGTCACGAATTTTCTCGCACGCATCTGGCCGAACGTCGAAGCATTGCGAGCGACGTTTTTCGAAGTCACGACCGCGATGGCGTTCGATCATTTTGCGCGGCATCATGTCGACATTGCCATCATCGAAACGGGTCTCGGCGGACGGTTGGATGCGACAAACGTTTTGGAAAAGCCGCTTGCGACTGTCATTACTTCGATCGGCTATGATCATATGCAGATCCTGGGTCCCACGCTGGAATCGATTGCCTCGGAAAAGGCCGGCATTTTTAAGTTCGGATCGCCAGCGGTTGTGAACTGCTCGCCACAACTGGAATCGACGTTCAAGCAGCGGGCACGGGAGACTCGAACTCCAATCACGTTCGTTCGCAGTGCGTCGATCCGTCCTGTCAAGGGAAACGCGCCATTCATCGGAGAACATCAAGTTGAGAATGTTCAGACCGTGATCGCTACCCTGGCAATTCTTCCCCGCACCCGTGGCCAGCACAACTTTCATCGCGGAATCGAAGATACTGCGAAGCTGACCGGTCTTCGGGCGCGGCTTGAAGAGGTAAAAACGACCGGCCTGTCGGAACGCGGAGTGCGACTATTCCTCGATGTCGGGCACAATGTGGATGCCTTACTTCGCGTGAAGGATTTCTTCACTTCGCAAGGGATTCGGCCCATTGTCGCCTTTGGGATCATGCGGGACAAAGATGTTGCGGGGGCCTTGAATATTCTTCACGGGTTTGCCTCGCGATTTGTGGCGCTTCAGGCTGAAACTCCGAGGGCACTGCCAAGTTCGGATCTGCATCAGGCGGCAATCGAGGCGGGACTTGACTCGATCGATGGCGGCACGGTGCCGAATGGCGTAAGACTTGCTATGAGTCTGGCAGTTCGGGGAGATACTATTCTGGTATCGGGATCGCATTATGTCTGTGGGGAATTTCTTCGCGCAGGCGATCTCGTATAG
- the rho gene encoding transcription termination factor Rho, with translation MAALNATELKTRKIVELNDLAKHLGIEGYADMRKQELIFRILEADALKRQTDGVGIGAVGIAVEEAGTPATGVLELIPPENYGFLRSPDYNYLPSPDDIYVSPSQVKKFNLRTGDTIEGTVRPPKTGERFFALVKVDKLNYMPADFGKDRPLFANLTPLYPNKQLILETSPGEYTMRIMDIICPIGLGQRGLIVSPPKAGKTVILQKIANSIARNYPDAKLIVLLIDERPEEVTDMERSVKAEVVASTFDEPPERHVQVADMAIEKAQRLVEAKQDVIILLDSITRLARAHNTVIPPSGKILSGGVDVNALHRPKRFFGAARNIEEGGSLTIISTALVETGSRMDEVIFEEFKGTGNMEVVLSRELSNRRIFPALDVNASGTRHEELLLSAEDLNRAWILRKLLAEMRPIEAMEFLLDRMRGTKNNKEFLRSMSS, from the coding sequence ATGGCAGCATTGAACGCAACTGAATTAAAAACCCGGAAGATCGTCGAGCTCAACGATCTTGCCAAACATCTTGGCATCGAAGGCTACGCCGACATGCGCAAGCAGGAGTTGATCTTTCGGATCCTCGAAGCCGATGCCCTGAAGCGACAGACCGACGGAGTCGGAATCGGAGCGGTCGGCATAGCCGTCGAAGAAGCAGGCACTCCCGCAACCGGAGTTCTCGAGCTTATTCCGCCGGAGAATTACGGATTTCTCCGTTCCCCCGACTACAACTACCTCCCCTCTCCCGACGATATTTACGTCTCCCCAAGCCAGGTCAAGAAATTCAATCTGAGGACGGGTGATACCATCGAAGGTACCGTCCGGCCTCCGAAGACCGGCGAGCGGTTTTTCGCGCTGGTCAAAGTCGATAAGCTGAACTACATGCCGGCGGATTTCGGCAAGGACCGTCCGCTCTTCGCGAATCTCACGCCGCTCTACCCGAACAAGCAACTCATTCTCGAGACCTCGCCGGGTGAATACACCATGCGGATCATGGACATTATTTGTCCGATCGGTCTCGGGCAGCGTGGACTCATCGTCTCGCCGCCGAAGGCTGGTAAAACAGTCATTCTGCAAAAGATTGCGAACTCTATCGCCAGAAATTATCCGGACGCCAAACTTATCGTGTTGCTCATTGATGAGCGGCCCGAAGAGGTAACGGACATGGAACGCTCGGTCAAGGCCGAAGTCGTTGCATCCACATTCGATGAGCCGCCGGAGCGTCACGTGCAGGTTGCCGATATGGCGATCGAAAAGGCGCAACGCTTGGTAGAGGCCAAGCAAGACGTAATCATTCTTCTCGACTCGATTACGCGACTGGCACGCGCGCACAACACCGTCATCCCTCCATCCGGAAAAATTCTGTCGGGTGGTGTCGATGTCAATGCTCTGCATCGCCCAAAGCGGTTCTTTGGTGCGGCGAGAAATATCGAGGAAGGCGGATCGCTCACGATCATCTCCACCGCGCTTGTCGAAACGGGCAGCCGCATGGACGAAGTCATCTTCGAAGAGTTCAAAGGCACGGGCAACATGGAAGTCGTGCTCTCGCGCGAGCTTTCCAACCGCCGCATCTTCCCGGCTCTCGATGTCAATGCGTCTGGCACCCGGCACGAAGAATTACTGCTTTCGGCAGAAGACCTGAACCGCGCCTGGATTCTTCGCAAGCTGCTTGCCGAGATGCGGCCCATTGAAGCCATGGAGTTCCTGCTCGACCGCATGCGCGGCACCAAGAACAACAAGGAATTCCTCCGCTCGATGTCAAGCTAA
- a CDS encoding 2OG-Fe(II) oxygenase family protein, with protein sequence MIATGIDVYDDLIDESLIVEALNVIRRYGFRYGWKSNNQVSFSHWNLPLSRTGTNSANRKDIRGELPPPVLKLWESFQPSRLPNTPVLIRTCSNGYTYGNDGYIHQDSQAPEDMSAIIYLNKEWNANWAGETALFDSTGEIIRSVLPKWRRLLIFPANVYHVGRGVSRICPHLRNVLVFKVRPVEPEPIDQSRVALE encoded by the coding sequence ATGATAGCTACCGGTATTGATGTTTACGATGATCTTATTGATGAATCGTTAATTGTTGAGGCGCTCAATGTTATCCGGCGTTATGGCTTCCGGTACGGCTGGAAATCGAACAACCAGGTATCATTCAGCCATTGGAACCTGCCGCTCTCTCGGACTGGGACGAACTCAGCAAACCGGAAGGATATTCGTGGCGAATTGCCGCCGCCCGTTCTAAAGCTATGGGAATCATTTCAGCCATCGCGTCTGCCGAATACGCCGGTGCTCATTCGAACCTGTTCCAACGGATATACTTACGGCAACGATGGCTACATTCATCAGGATTCGCAGGCTCCCGAGGACATGTCTGCTATCATCTACCTGAATAAAGAATGGAATGCGAACTGGGCTGGCGAGACCGCACTGTTCGATTCGACGGGGGAGATCATCAGGTCTGTTCTGCCCAAATGGCGGCGGCTGCTAATTTTTCCAGCAAACGTGTATCACGTGGGGCGCGGCGTGTCTCGGATATGCCCTCACCTTCGGAATGTGCTCGTTTTCAAAGTGCGGCCGGTTGAGCCAGAGCCTATCGACCAATCGAGAGTAGCATTGGAATGA
- a CDS encoding glycosyltransferase, translating to MTIVIILFFAILLLNVGAFWLYQKRTHRLFHKQRKLILDSFGRIESRMARAAPEFEPAADGAGVWAIMVSFNRGDTGRRTIESLRKHEPDLPILVVDNGSTDGTRERLLEMLEHGVIQKLLLNTHEQVPQWQKSFALVQALKVLSLERLRYLVFLDDDVDVTRPFILDATTLLEELASEHVKVVNMTDDAEEEYNHPTIKRIPVRLSRGMEEIKIRASFNGQFNFLNADFFHELGYPPIAEGISELSGEDSYYSRLLKVKGYQVAVLPAARHLGAEASLREVVESKQ from the coding sequence ATGACAATCGTCATCATCCTGTTTTTCGCAATCCTGCTTCTGAACGTTGGAGCCTTTTGGCTCTATCAGAAGCGCACGCACCGGCTGTTTCATAAGCAACGGAAGCTGATCTTGGATAGCTTCGGGCGCATTGAATCGCGCATGGCACGGGCGGCACCGGAGTTCGAGCCCGCCGCTGACGGCGCTGGAGTCTGGGCTATCATGGTCTCATTCAATCGCGGCGATACTGGCCGGCGCACGATCGAGAGCCTTCGCAAACACGAGCCAGACCTTCCGATTCTGGTCGTCGATAATGGCAGTACCGACGGGACACGCGAACGACTGCTCGAAATGCTCGAGCACGGCGTCATCCAAAAGCTTCTGCTTAACACTCACGAGCAAGTGCCGCAATGGCAGAAGAGCTTCGCGCTGGTCCAGGCACTGAAGGTACTTTCGCTGGAGCGGCTTCGCTATCTGGTCTTTCTCGATGATGATGTCGATGTCACCCGGCCCTTCATTTTGGATGCAACAACCCTCCTTGAAGAACTGGCGAGCGAGCACGTCAAAGTCGTGAACATGACCGACGACGCTGAGGAAGAGTATAATCATCCGACGATCAAGCGTATCCCTGTCAGACTCAGTCGTGGGATGGAAGAGATCAAGATTCGCGCGTCGTTCAACGGCCAATTCAATTTCCTCAACGCCGACTTCTTTCACGAGTTAGGTTATCCTCCGATCGCCGAAGGCATCAGTGAACTCTCTGGCGAAGACTCATACTATTCCCGTCTACTCAAAGTGAAGGGCTATCAGGTTGCCGTCCTTCCAGCTGCCAGACACCTTGGGGCCGAGGCTTCGCTTCGCGAAGTAGTCGAGAGCAAGCAATAA
- a CDS encoding aspartate kinase, which produces MAAYKLIVQKFGGTSVEDARAMSRSIKIVRDYGVGPRTRALVVLSACSGVTNELIRLSELSIKSDLHPAQATIDRLEARHARIARELLPEGEVFDAVHGSLHSLWESVRLLARGVHLLGELTPRNRDQFESVGERASTLIFQAALSVAMRDKSIPVHLFDAREFFVTSGEFTAARPLLSETTRHIKKVAQELASGAIGVTQGFIGATIEGETTTIGRGGSDFSAAIMGVALAAHAKVPEIQIWTDVAGILTCDPRLVRGTRSIERISFQDASELAYFGAKVLHPETIWPAVEKGIPVRVLSSKEPKKPGTTITTKASNSHPITGIALLRDVIAVRLGLSSIVQEAGVQQAIWDTLGETGATPVAVAFSVGSALYVFRDASPITALRAAMEGRTKIEVESGRSLITLVGPGLREHAGIAARIFRSLGRTNCEMISYGGSDRSINFLVDSDAAQGVLRKIHGEFF; this is translated from the coding sequence GTGGCAGCATACAAACTCATTGTACAGAAATTTGGCGGAACTTCCGTGGAGGATGCCCGTGCGATGTCGCGTTCGATCAAGATCGTACGCGATTACGGCGTCGGTCCGCGGACACGGGCGCTGGTGGTGCTCTCGGCATGTTCCGGGGTGACGAACGAGTTGATCCGACTAAGCGAGCTCTCGATCAAGAGTGATTTGCATCCGGCACAAGCAACGATCGACCGACTCGAAGCGCGTCACGCTCGTATTGCGCGAGAATTGCTGCCGGAAGGCGAAGTGTTCGATGCTGTCCATGGTTCGCTGCATTCATTGTGGGAGAGCGTGCGCCTGCTGGCCCGCGGCGTCCACCTGCTGGGTGAACTCACGCCGCGCAACCGGGATCAATTCGAGTCCGTCGGCGAGCGTGCCTCGACCTTGATCTTTCAGGCGGCGCTTTCCGTGGCAATGCGGGATAAGTCGATTCCAGTCCACTTGTTCGATGCCAGAGAGTTCTTCGTAACCTCCGGCGAGTTCACCGCCGCTCGTCCGTTGCTCAGCGAGACCACCCGGCACATAAAAAAGGTCGCGCAGGAGCTGGCCTCAGGCGCCATCGGTGTCACGCAAGGATTTATCGGCGCTACGATCGAAGGCGAAACGACGACGATTGGCCGCGGCGGCTCGGATTTCTCCGCCGCGATCATGGGTGTCGCGCTTGCGGCACATGCCAAAGTCCCGGAAATACAAATTTGGACGGACGTTGCCGGCATCTTGACTTGCGATCCTCGTTTGGTCCGAGGCACCAGATCGATCGAGCGCATTTCGTTTCAGGACGCAAGCGAACTGGCGTATTTCGGCGCGAAGGTCCTGCATCCCGAGACGATTTGGCCTGCCGTTGAGAAAGGTATCCCGGTCCGCGTGCTCTCTTCAAAAGAACCGAAAAAGCCAGGTACGACGATTACTACTAAGGCAAGTAATAGTCATCCAATCACTGGCATTGCGCTTCTTCGAGATGTGATCGCGGTGCGCCTGGGGTTAAGTTCTATCGTACAGGAAGCCGGGGTGCAACAGGCGATTTGGGATACACTTGGGGAAACTGGTGCCACTCCGGTCGCTGTAGCGTTCTCCGTTGGCAGCGCGCTGTATGTTTTCCGCGATGCAAGCCCCATAACGGCATTGCGCGCGGCGATGGAGGGTCGAACGAAGATCGAGGTCGAGTCCGGCCGGTCCCTGATCACACTGGTCGGGCCCGGTCTGAGGGAACATGCGGGAATTGCTGCCCGCATTTTCCGCTCATTGGGACGTACGAACTGCGAAATGATTTCTTATGGCGGATCGGACAGATCGATCAATTTTTTGGTGGATTCCGATGCCGCCCAAGGCGTTTTGCGAAAAATTCACGGCGAATTTTTCTAA
- a CDS encoding AAA family ATPase: MTEVQIPTATSVSTAIHSNGVAPDTGVLIESLKAAIDFVQERVVNREEVIEQIFVALLIGEHVLIESRTGVGKTLLAEQVFRMFEGARTFKVQASKEQQPDTYFGGLLLEELKQGRIIHNTEGSLVESEFGFIDEIFDANDYTLRALLSLLNERELVRGVQRRHANIHTVIAATNYLRLSEITEALMDRFLFKALVHPDKDAFYQYKISQQYLRNLGNTIEPPNKIRYADLAYATHVVRGEVPEYPITISPDLVYFMNLVIRHYEIQRNRLLQERPHESHLRTKDFYISPRTQAKTLDVLRAIAFLHGRRYTERADIQKLSLLLCTAGVAEEKTLFQRSYDTLMQLYQVSGAFDQLSAMLTLEDVLRRLKHNPKLMARPLDELEGVPTKRSIVAWAKETLGVADATAGHKRRLAEGFLASIHPATEDLKSLKAHLEKEIKAVFVDHVEHF, encoded by the coding sequence ATGACTGAAGTCCAAATCCCGACTGCCACCAGCGTGTCCACCGCGATTCATTCTAATGGCGTGGCGCCCGATACCGGGGTCCTGATCGAATCGCTGAAAGCAGCGATTGATTTTGTGCAGGAGCGAGTGGTCAACCGCGAAGAGGTAATCGAGCAGATTTTTGTCGCGCTCCTCATTGGCGAGCACGTACTGATCGAAAGCCGGACTGGTGTTGGCAAGACACTGCTCGCCGAACAGGTCTTCCGGATGTTCGAAGGAGCCAGGACTTTCAAGGTCCAGGCCAGTAAGGAGCAGCAGCCCGATACGTATTTCGGAGGCCTCCTGCTCGAGGAGTTAAAGCAAGGCCGCATCATCCATAACACCGAAGGCTCGTTGGTCGAAAGTGAGTTCGGATTTATCGACGAGATCTTCGACGCCAATGATTACACGCTTCGCGCTCTGCTTTCGCTGCTGAACGAGCGCGAACTGGTTCGCGGTGTCCAGCGCAGACACGCGAATATTCACACGGTGATCGCCGCGACAAACTACCTGCGGCTCTCGGAAATCACCGAAGCGCTCATGGACCGCTTCTTGTTTAAAGCGCTCGTCCATCCGGATAAAGATGCGTTCTACCAATACAAAATATCTCAGCAATATCTGCGGAATCTTGGCAATACCATCGAGCCGCCGAACAAAATCCGGTATGCCGACCTTGCGTATGCGACGCATGTAGTACGTGGTGAGGTCCCGGAATACCCGATAACGATTAGTCCGGATCTTGTCTATTTTATGAATCTTGTGATTCGGCATTACGAGATCCAACGCAACCGGCTGTTGCAGGAACGGCCGCATGAATCACACTTGCGCACAAAGGATTTCTACATTTCGCCGCGGACACAGGCCAAGACGTTGGATGTCTTAAGAGCGATTGCATTTCTGCATGGCCGACGCTATACCGAGCGCGCCGATATTCAGAAGCTCTCATTGCTACTCTGCACGGCAGGGGTCGCCGAGGAAAAGACGCTGTTCCAACGGTCGTATGATACTTTAATGCAGTTGTATCAAGTTTCCGGCGCATTCGATCAGCTTTCCGCAATGCTCACGCTAGAAGATGTCTTGCGGCGCCTGAAGCACAATCCCAAACTCATGGCCCGGCCGCTCGACGAACTCGAAGGCGTACCGACGAAGCGCTCCATAGTTGCATGGGCGAAGGAGACACTGGGCGTTGCCGACGCTACGGCCGGCCACAAACGGCGTCTCGCCGAGGGATTTCTCGCCAGTATTCATCCCGCCACCGAGGATCTTAAGTCGCTAAAGGCCCACCTGGAAAAGGAAATCAAAGCTGTTTTTGTCGATCACGTTGAGCATTTCTAA